A part of Coregonus clupeaformis isolate EN_2021a unplaced genomic scaffold, ASM2061545v1 scaf0596, whole genome shotgun sequence genomic DNA contains:
- the LOC121585418 gene encoding uncharacterized protein LOC121585418 gives MVPSKLKARSPMLEAALGFVLGVVGGCVLGATEEPVNEAMSVMTSGALLKPVSDGVQTVGPLGLGTLLGATALTTVMTSVVAGVIVAAAMASILLGARSSGGGASQAESVVVWIAVGLAGAFGTTASGATLGVVIEAIVVDSGMVGLLWALSIFTLLKLALHLLLKFKWRQGESCVRLGQSTLEARERELREMEAREDKKRDRVTVEMEQRIVTLEKEGERTEDLEHRGTWEAQRREREEMERKRREWMEEVNEQRTIQEQINKMVVDTHDYDRHDHSRIWGVWIRGLPVCVCGPFSFGPVHVLHVHEIIKC, from the exons ATGGTTCCATCAAAGCTGA AGGCCAGGAGCCCCATGTTGGAAGCAGCTCTGGGCTTTGTCCTGGGAGTGGTGGGAGGCTGTGTGCTGGGGGCCACCGAGGAGCCAGTGAATGAGGCTATGTCAGTGATGACCTCAGGGGCCCTGCTGAAGCCTGTGTCTGACGGAGTCCAGACTGTGGGGCCCTTGGGACTGGGTACCCTCCTGGGAGCAACGGCACTAACCACAGTCATGACCTCAGTGGTGGCTGGGGTCATAGTCGCAGCGGCTATGGCTTCCATATTGCTGGGTGCCAGGAGCAGTGGTGGTGGAGCATCCCAGGCAGAATCTGTGGTTGTGTGGATCGCAGTTGGACTGGCTGGCGCTTTCGGGACCACAGCCAGTGGAGCAACACTTGGCGTAGTGATTGAGGCAATCGTGGTGGACTCAGGGATGGTGGGACTTCTCTGGGCACTGAGCATATTCACCCTGCTCAAACTTGCTTTGCACCTCCTTCTCAAGTTCAAATGGAGACAAGGAGAGTCCTGTGTCCGCCTGGGACAGAGCACTCTGGAggccagggagagagagctgagagagatggaggcgagGGAGGAtaagaagagagacagagtgacagtgGAGATGGAGCAGAGGATTGTCACattggagaaggagggagagaggacagaggacctGGAGCACAGAGGAACCTGGGAGGCacagcgcagagagagagaggagatggagagaaagaggagagaatggATGGAGGAGGTAAATGAGCAAAGGACCATTCAAGAGCAGATCAACAAAATGGTGGTGGATACCCATGACTATGACCGCCATGATCACAGCAGGATTTGGGGTGTTTGGATTCGGGGACTACCGGTTTGTGTTTGTGGTCCTTTTAGCTTTGGTCCTGTTCATGTCCTTCATGTTCATGAAATCATCAAATGTTAA